The following are from one region of the Dreissena polymorpha isolate Duluth1 chromosome 2, UMN_Dpol_1.0, whole genome shotgun sequence genome:
- the LOC127867078 gene encoding zinc finger protein 252-like produces MSVNWDTQESTSCLRAVLKWEIQHLLERLAATGEETLLLTVNLENRDLDLLGSPLAQGFLDTSDLDSVKSRFVEFCTECSKEQGRSIKTHKSSDRNVNRKRKKSCNSLPHKRPSHQNGRLVDSANSQEFMNTGSSDVSDNDRHDTIPCQEIFGVNNQSKLTDHLENQSMDNKSAKFEQKSSSLAGNRSVRLKVGSDNCSSERLNAIQLDSSMCSLNSSDSRVEESVHSAYRTERVHSEAMTQSVHSVDRRGSVQSEHKTDNKALEEEDLTDSGNSLSESSLLSWKMPDHFPTLPIEDDSLTPPTLGQHIPPHLAFLSQGTSSSSRAKSPSLSAIPPSFSNSVITPSASKRPIRKCKSAGKQTARKSFQNGTQDSDLQAGIKQEPEPDCLLSARTTLTSEGHMRLVTGEAPMSDLVTAATDTEAKPFPPLSSLPFSMAISGTTRPPSKLFRSPAQDEDTSETALLDAAKVGVRCYQCPICLLMTRDRHDLKRHLRTHTKEKPYKCSYCSRSFTRKWDLENHQVKHGAVKQSAPAQSQGGIVTMDSYSRLVEKVLSGLREGKQGPELIEGEHSGDGSQEGNVGQDNVEGESVENGGSLFEEH; encoded by the exons ATGTCTGTTAACTGGGACACCCAAGAAAGCACCAGCTGCCTCCGAGCAGTTCTCAAATGGGAGATTCAGCATCTG CTGGAGCGCCTAGCAGCCACTGGGGAGGAAACTCTCCTGCTTACAGTCAACCTTGaaaaccgtgaccttgaccttctggGGTCACCGTTAGCTCAGGGATTTCTGGACACCAGTGACCTTGACAGTGTCAAGTCAAGATTTGTGGAATTCTGTACAG AATGTTCGAAAGAACAAGGCAGAAGTATAAAGACACACAAGTCTTCTGACAGGAATG TCAACAGAAAGAGAAAAAAGTCCTGTAACTCGCTCCCACACAAGAGACCTTCACATCAGAATGGAAGACTTGTTGACTCAG CCAATTCCCAGGAGTTCATGAATACAGGTTCCTCGGATGTGTCTGACAATGACCGGCATGACACCATACCGTGCCAGGAAATTTTTGGGGTTAATAACCAGTCTAAATTAACAGATCACCTTGAGAACCAGTCAATGGACAATAAATCAGCAAAATTTGAACAGAAATCTTCTTCCCTGGCGGGTAACAGATCTGTGAGATTAAAAGTTGGTTCTGATAACTGCAGTAGTGAGCGTTTAAATGCAATACAGCTTGATTCTAGTATGTGTAGTTTAAATTCATCCGATTCCAGAGTGGAAGAAAGTGTTCACAGTGCATATAGAACAGAACGTGTTCACAGTGAAGCTATGACACAAAGTGTTCACAGTGTAGATAGAAGAGGAAGTGTTCAAAGTGAACATAAAACAGACAATAAAGCATTAGAGGAGGAAGATCTTACAGATTCAGGAAACAGTTTGTCAGAATCATCATTGTTGTCATGGAAAATGCCGGATCATTTCCCCACGTTGCCTATCGAGGATGACTCCCTTACCCCACCCACACTGGGGCAGCATATTCCTCCACATCTAGCATTCCTATCACAGGGGACCTCATCATCGTCACGGGCCAAATCTCCTTCTTTAAGCGCAATTCCCCCCTCGTTTTCCAACAGCGTTATAACACCTTCTGCCTCAAAACGTCCAATAAGGAAATGCAAGTCTGCTGGGAAGCAGACCGCACGGAAGTCGTTCCAGAACGGGACCCAGGACTCTGACCTACAGGCAGGCATTAAACAGGAACCAG AGCCGGACTGCCTCCTGTCAGCACGCACCACACTGACCAGTGAGGGACACATGAGACTAGTTACTGGCGAGGCTCCCATGTCAGACCTGGTTACCGCGGCAACAGATACTGAG GCCAAACCATTCCCGCCACTGAGCTCACTCCCTTTTTCCATGGCAATATCTGGGACCACAAGGCCACCCAGCAAACTGTTCCGTAGTCCAGCACAGGATGAAGACACTTCTGAAACTGCTCTTCTGGACGCGGCGAAGGTCGGCGTGCGGTGCTACCAGTGCCCAATATGTCTACTGATGACACGCGACCGACACGACTTGAAGCGCCATCTACGTACCCATACAAAGGAAAAGCCGTACAAGTGCAGCTACTGCAGTAGGAGTTTTACCCGTAAATGGGACTTGGAGAATCATCAGGTGAAACACGGCGCGGTTAAACAGAGTGCACCAGCGCAGAGTCAGGGTGGGATAGTGACAATGGATAGTTATAGTAGACTGGTGGAGAAGGTGTTGAGTGGGTTGCGAGAGGGAAAACAGGGGCCAGAACTTATAGAGGGGGAACATTCAGGGGACGGGTCACAAGAGGGGAATGTGGGGCAGGACAATGTGGAGGGGGAGAGTGTGGAAAATGGGGGGAGTTTGTTTGAGGAGCATTGA